The following proteins are co-located in the Gordonia polyisoprenivorans genome:
- a CDS encoding DUF4234 domain-containing protein, with protein MSTPQQPGNDHNQPGPSNAPTTHYQKQSPVPQSPALQGRAQQGQAAPGPDGQRTTAYQRPPAPRPTEAPTRVHARPQVAQPAGPPRHIAPTAQPGMGQQPATGQPGMGQSQVPPGRPGPPARSDAQPPAPGGQVPTGRPVADGAAMKKRNPIAVWIGLPLITLGIYSLVWYYKINKEMAAFDRRKEISAVGPLLVIIFLSWTVIAPIISFHNTGKRIREAQRCAGLPETCNPLLCCVLGFVFGLHTFYMQSELNKIVDRYGAEPGTTVPLFA; from the coding sequence ATGAGCACTCCGCAGCAGCCGGGTAACGACCACAACCAGCCCGGACCGTCGAACGCGCCGACGACCCACTATCAGAAGCAGAGCCCGGTTCCGCAGAGCCCGGCGCTGCAGGGTAGGGCGCAGCAGGGTCAGGCAGCGCCGGGTCCGGACGGGCAGCGGACCACCGCGTACCAACGTCCGCCGGCGCCGAGGCCGACCGAGGCGCCGACGCGGGTGCACGCACGGCCACAGGTAGCGCAGCCGGCCGGTCCGCCGCGCCATATCGCACCGACCGCCCAGCCCGGCATGGGGCAGCAGCCGGCGACGGGGCAGCCGGGTATGGGGCAGTCGCAGGTACCGCCCGGCCGGCCGGGCCCGCCGGCACGGTCGGACGCGCAACCTCCGGCACCGGGCGGACAAGTACCGACCGGCCGCCCCGTCGCCGACGGCGCGGCGATGAAGAAGCGCAACCCGATTGCGGTGTGGATCGGCCTGCCGCTGATCACCCTGGGGATCTATTCGCTGGTCTGGTACTACAAGATCAACAAGGAGATGGCCGCCTTCGATCGGCGCAAGGAGATTTCGGCGGTCGGGCCACTGTTGGTGATCATCTTTCTCAGTTGGACGGTCATCGCCCCGATCATCAGCTTCCACAACACCGGCAAGCGCATCCGTGAAGCCCAGCGCTGCGCCGGACTGCCCGAGACGTGTAATCCGTTGCTGTGCTGCGTACTCGGCTTCGTCTTCGGTCTGCACACCTTCTACATGCAGAGCGAACTGAACAAGATCGTCGACCGCTACGGAGCCGAACCGGGCACGACGGTTCCGCTGTTCGCCTGA
- a CDS encoding NADH-quinone oxidoreductase subunit J yields the protein MAHSGAALTDAVLADAARTSTGEAVQFWILGVVAVAGALGVVFATKAVYSAMFLATTMIVLAVFYVAQGALFLGVVQVVVYTGAVMMLFLFVLMLIGVDSSDSLVETLRGQRVAAVVLGIGFGALLCGGIGTATVAITAPPGAVAARPPGSNGAVEAIAELIFVRYLWAFELTGALLITATLGAMVLAHRERFGPKRTQREISVERFRKGIDVTPLPSPGVFARHNAVDIPALLPDGTPSELSVNARLRARQPDRGTAK from the coding sequence CTGGCGCACTCGGGTGCGGCACTGACCGATGCGGTGCTCGCCGATGCCGCCCGCACCTCCACCGGTGAGGCGGTGCAGTTCTGGATTCTCGGCGTCGTGGCCGTCGCCGGCGCGTTGGGGGTGGTCTTCGCCACCAAGGCCGTGTATTCGGCGATGTTCCTGGCCACCACGATGATCGTGCTCGCCGTCTTCTACGTCGCGCAGGGCGCCCTGTTCCTCGGAGTCGTGCAGGTGGTGGTCTACACCGGCGCGGTGATGATGTTGTTCTTGTTCGTGCTCATGCTGATCGGCGTGGACTCCTCGGATTCACTGGTCGAAACCCTACGCGGACAACGGGTTGCCGCGGTGGTGTTGGGAATCGGGTTCGGCGCGTTGCTGTGTGGCGGTATCGGTACGGCGACCGTCGCGATCACCGCACCGCCGGGTGCGGTGGCTGCGCGACCACCGGGGAGCAACGGAGCCGTCGAGGCCATCGCCGAACTGATCTTCGTGCGCTACCTGTGGGCGTTCGAACTCACCGGCGCCCTTCTCATCACCGCAACGCTGGGCGCTATGGTGCTCGCGCACCGAGAACGCTTCGGGCCGAAGCGGACCCAGCGGGAGATCTCGGTCGAGCGGTTCCGCAAGGGCATCGATGTCACGCCGCTGCCGAGTCCGGGAGTCTTCGCCCGGCACAACGCCGTCGACATCCCTGCCCTGCTGCCCGACGGCACGCCGTCGGAGTTGTCGGTCAACGCACGATTGCGCGCCCGGCAACCGGATCGGGGGACGGCGAAGTGA
- the nuoL gene encoding NADH-quinone oxidoreductase subunit L yields the protein MSTDTSASILWVVPALPLLGAAVLLLAGRRTDRWGHYLACVLAGASFCVGIALFVGMLGRSTTDRPVHQVLFTWLHITPAGAGSGGLSVDMGLYLDQLSMCFVLLITGVGTLIHIYSIGYMTSDPDRRRFFAYLNLFLAAMLVLVLADSYLGLYLGWEGVGLASYLLIGFWQQRPSAATAAKKAFVVNRVGDIGLAVALMVMFATFGSVSFTTVFAGADAAGYATMTALGFLLLLAACGKSAQVPLQSWLGDAMEGPTPVSALIHAATMVTAGVYLIARSHAIFDIAPDARLAVAVVGAVTLLFGAIIGCAKDDIKKALAASTMSQIGYMVLAAGLGPAGYAFAIMHLLTHGLFKAGLFLGAGSVMHAMNDETDMRRFGGLRTLMPITFVTFGLGYLALIGVPPFSGFFSKDPIIEAAFGAGGARGILLGGAALLGAGITAFYMTRIMLMTFFGEKRWAPEAHPHEAPASMTGPMILLALGSVAAGGLLVSGDALVHWLTPVVGEHHSELPVPSWVVTVGILVVVAAGIGVAWARYGRAPIPLTAPRELTAVTVAARRDLYGDAFNERVLMRPGQALARGLDVLESEGVDGAGVGVGTLVTASSNRIRLWQSGFVRSYALSMLAGATVVVAALMLVRGV from the coding sequence ATGAGCACCGACACATCGGCGAGCATCCTCTGGGTGGTTCCCGCGCTGCCGCTACTGGGTGCGGCCGTCCTGCTGTTGGCGGGCAGGCGAACCGACCGCTGGGGGCATTACCTCGCATGCGTGCTGGCCGGCGCGTCGTTCTGCGTCGGCATCGCGCTGTTCGTCGGAATGCTCGGCCGGTCCACCACCGACCGTCCCGTGCACCAGGTGCTGTTCACGTGGCTGCACATCACCCCGGCCGGCGCCGGCAGCGGCGGCTTGAGCGTCGACATGGGGCTCTATCTCGATCAGCTGTCGATGTGTTTCGTCCTGTTGATCACCGGCGTCGGCACCCTGATCCACATCTATTCGATCGGCTACATGACCTCGGATCCCGATCGTCGCCGATTCTTCGCCTACCTCAACCTGTTTCTGGCCGCGATGCTCGTGCTGGTGCTCGCCGACTCCTACCTCGGCCTCTATCTCGGTTGGGAGGGAGTCGGTCTCGCGTCCTATCTGCTGATCGGATTCTGGCAGCAGCGGCCCTCGGCGGCGACCGCCGCGAAGAAGGCGTTCGTGGTGAATCGCGTCGGCGACATCGGGTTGGCGGTCGCGCTGATGGTCATGTTCGCGACCTTCGGATCGGTCTCGTTCACCACCGTGTTCGCCGGCGCCGACGCCGCCGGATACGCCACCATGACCGCACTGGGTTTCCTGCTGTTGCTCGCCGCGTGCGGCAAATCCGCCCAGGTGCCGTTGCAATCGTGGCTCGGTGACGCGATGGAGGGCCCGACGCCCGTGTCGGCGCTCATCCATGCGGCGACCATGGTGACCGCAGGCGTCTATCTGATCGCCCGCTCGCACGCGATCTTCGACATCGCCCCCGACGCCCGTCTGGCCGTGGCGGTCGTCGGTGCGGTGACACTGCTGTTCGGCGCGATCATCGGTTGCGCCAAGGACGACATCAAGAAGGCACTGGCCGCCTCCACGATGAGCCAGATCGGTTACATGGTGCTGGCCGCCGGATTGGGGCCGGCCGGTTACGCATTCGCGATCATGCATCTGCTCACCCATGGGCTCTTCAAGGCCGGGTTGTTCCTCGGGGCGGGCTCGGTGATGCATGCGATGAACGACGAGACCGACATGCGCCGGTTCGGCGGGCTGCGCACGCTCATGCCGATCACCTTCGTCACCTTCGGGCTCGGGTATCTGGCATTGATCGGGGTACCTCCGTTCTCGGGGTTCTTCTCCAAGGACCCGATCATCGAGGCGGCCTTCGGTGCCGGCGGTGCGCGCGGGATCCTCCTCGGTGGGGCCGCGCTGCTCGGAGCCGGCATCACCGCCTTCTACATGACCCGCATCATGCTGATGACCTTCTTCGGCGAAAAGCGTTGGGCACCTGAGGCACACCCGCACGAGGCACCGGCCTCGATGACCGGCCCGATGATCCTGCTCGCACTCGGATCGGTCGCCGCGGGTGGGTTGCTGGTCAGCGGCGACGCGCTGGTGCACTGGCTGACACCCGTCGTCGGCGAGCATCACAGCGAGCTGCCCGTGCCCAGCTGGGTGGTGACGGTGGGCATCCTGGTGGTGGTCGCGGCGGGTATCGGTGTCGCGTGGGCGCGATACGGGCGCGCCCCAATCCCGCTGACGGCGCCACGCGAGCTCACCGCGGTGACGGTCGCGGCACGTCGCGACCTCTACGGCGACGCGTTCAACGAGCGCGTGTTGATGCGGCCCGGTCAGGCACTCGCCCGTGGTCTCGACGTCCTCGAATCCGAGGGGGTCGACGGCGCCGGGGTCGGCGTCGGCACCTTGGTCACCGCATCGTCGAATCGAATACGCCTGTGGCAGAGCGGTTTCGTCCGATCGTATGCGCTGTCGATGCTGGCCGGGGCGACCGTCGTGGTGGCCGCGCTGATGCTGGTCAGGGGGGTGTAG
- the nuoN gene encoding NADH-quinone oxidoreductase subunit NuoN, translating into MTTAHVTTAHEITTALAAITPPDVEYSLLSPMLIVFGVGVIGVLVEAFAPRAGRWRAQLVLSMAGLVAALIAVIVLAVHLTADGGQGRTAVSGAVVLDRPALFLQGLLLVISVLAVAFMAERGLERVVAPSTRSARHPAARRRVSDGPGAAAQATLAGGRADMFTPSGASTPNSDDEFEATRAGGVTTEVFPLTLLAVGGMMLFVACGDLLTMFIALEVFSLPLYLLCALARRRRLLSQEASLKYFLLGAFSSAFFLFGAAFVYGGTGSLDLTVIGTSVDRAAAGTSGEVLLPLIGLALLSVGLLFKIGAVPFHSWVPDVYQGAPTPVTAFMAAATKIAAFGALLRVFYTSFGALADEWKPVLWAVAIVTMLGGAVMAVTQSDVKRLLAYSSVTHTGFILLGLIAFDEAGVSATLFYLAAYAFSTFGAFATVSVVREPTTFTGSARIGGATGAHLSGREATGIDQWAGLGRRYPLVGAMFSMFLLAFAGIPLTSGFIAKFDVFAAVSGSGGSVLVVIGVISSAIAAYFYIRIIVAMFFSDVTVDAPHVVRPSALTTTSIALCTAVTIVLGFFPQPLLDLVGGAGSFL; encoded by the coding sequence GTGACCACGGCACACGTGACCACTGCGCACGAAATCACGACAGCGCTGGCCGCCATCACCCCGCCCGACGTCGAATACTCTCTGCTGTCACCGATGTTGATCGTCTTCGGCGTCGGCGTCATCGGGGTGCTGGTCGAGGCGTTCGCGCCACGGGCCGGCCGGTGGCGCGCCCAACTGGTGCTGTCGATGGCGGGGCTGGTGGCCGCGCTGATCGCGGTCATCGTGTTGGCAGTTCATCTCACCGCCGACGGCGGTCAGGGGCGGACCGCGGTGTCCGGGGCGGTGGTGCTCGATCGGCCCGCCCTGTTCTTGCAGGGCCTGTTGCTGGTGATCTCCGTGCTGGCCGTGGCGTTCATGGCCGAACGGGGACTCGAGCGGGTCGTGGCGCCGTCGACACGTTCGGCGAGACACCCAGCCGCACGACGCCGGGTCAGTGACGGGCCGGGTGCGGCTGCGCAGGCCACGCTGGCCGGCGGTCGCGCCGACATGTTCACGCCGTCGGGGGCGAGTACCCCGAATTCCGACGACGAGTTCGAGGCGACCCGCGCCGGTGGCGTGACCACCGAGGTGTTCCCGCTGACCCTGCTCGCGGTCGGCGGGATGATGCTGTTCGTCGCGTGCGGTGATCTACTCACCATGTTCATCGCGCTCGAGGTGTTCTCGCTGCCGCTGTACCTGTTGTGCGCCCTGGCCCGGCGGCGCCGTTTGCTCTCCCAGGAGGCATCCCTCAAATACTTTCTGCTGGGCGCCTTCTCGTCGGCGTTCTTCCTCTTCGGTGCCGCCTTCGTCTACGGCGGCACCGGCTCGCTCGACCTGACCGTCATCGGGACCAGCGTCGATCGCGCCGCCGCCGGAACGTCGGGTGAGGTACTGCTCCCGCTGATCGGGTTGGCGCTGCTCTCGGTGGGGTTGCTGTTCAAGATCGGCGCGGTGCCGTTCCACTCGTGGGTCCCCGACGTCTACCAGGGCGCACCCACGCCGGTGACCGCGTTCATGGCCGCGGCCACCAAGATCGCCGCGTTCGGCGCGCTGTTGCGGGTCTTCTACACAAGCTTCGGTGCGCTCGCCGACGAGTGGAAACCGGTGTTGTGGGCGGTGGCGATCGTCACCATGCTCGGCGGCGCGGTGATGGCCGTGACCCAGTCCGACGTCAAACGCCTACTCGCCTACTCCTCGGTGACACACACCGGATTTATCCTGTTGGGGCTCATCGCCTTTGACGAAGCGGGCGTCAGCGCCACCCTGTTCTATCTGGCCGCGTACGCCTTCTCGACGTTCGGTGCGTTCGCCACGGTCTCGGTGGTTCGCGAGCCGACGACGTTCACCGGGTCGGCGCGCATCGGCGGGGCCACCGGAGCGCACCTGTCCGGGCGTGAGGCCACCGGCATCGACCAGTGGGCCGGTCTCGGAAGGCGCTATCCGCTTGTCGGAGCGATGTTCTCGATGTTCCTGCTGGCGTTCGCCGGCATTCCGTTGACGAGTGGCTTCATCGCGAAATTCGATGTGTTCGCCGCGGTCTCGGGTAGCGGCGGCTCGGTTCTGGTGGTGATCGGTGTGATCAGCAGCGCCATCGCAGCCTACTTCTACATCCGCATCATCGTGGCGATGTTCTTCTCCGACGTCACCGTCGACGCCCCGCATGTGGTGCGGCCCAGCGCATTGACGACCACGTCCATCGCCTTGTGCACGGCGGTCACGATCGTGCTCGGCTTCTTCCCACAACCACTCCTCGACCTCGTCGGTGGAGCCGGATCGTTTCTGTGA
- a CDS encoding NADH-quinone oxidoreductase subunit M, giving the protein MGWLTILWLIPAVVAVGVLAIPAQRPDLAKWAGLLGTAAALVVSVGLAIAFDPGGPRYQFVTNVRWIPSFGARYELGLDGIGLVLILLTTVLMPILVLAGWRDADHAGSLDHSGGRRQKGPHTYFALMLAVEAMVLMSFVATDVLLFYIVFEAMLIPMYFLIGGFGSGGMQAAAAVKFLLYNLFGGLLMLAAVIGLYVVTARSGIGADGRGTFSLPAISDAVAGGRLDASAGVLALLFGGFMIAFAIKAPLWPFHSWLPDSAVAATPASAVLMMAVVDKVGTFAMLRFCLQLFPEASKTFAPLIIALSVIGIVYGAILAIAQTDMMRLIAYTSISHFGFIILGVFAMTSESQSGATLYMVNHGISTAALFLIAGFLVSRRGSRLIADYGGVAKVAPVLAGTFLVAGLATLSLPGLSPFISEFLVFIGTFTRYPVAAIAASSALVLSAIYILWLYQRVMGGPPTPVEGPGAARRTMPDLHGRERLVVAPLLALLLVFGFFPQPLLNLITPTVSHTLTTVGRDDPAPAVVVPSTGGGK; this is encoded by the coding sequence ATGGGCTGGTTGACGATCCTGTGGCTGATACCGGCGGTGGTCGCCGTCGGTGTGCTCGCGATCCCGGCGCAGCGTCCCGATCTCGCGAAGTGGGCGGGTCTACTCGGCACGGCAGCCGCGCTGGTGGTGTCGGTCGGGCTCGCGATCGCTTTCGATCCCGGTGGCCCCCGCTATCAGTTCGTCACGAACGTGCGGTGGATCCCGTCGTTCGGCGCGCGCTACGAACTGGGTCTCGACGGTATCGGGCTGGTCCTGATCCTGCTCACCACCGTGCTCATGCCGATCCTCGTACTGGCCGGCTGGCGTGACGCCGATCATGCAGGCTCCCTGGATCATTCGGGTGGACGTCGGCAGAAGGGCCCGCACACCTACTTCGCGTTGATGCTGGCGGTCGAGGCGATGGTGCTGATGAGCTTCGTCGCCACCGACGTCCTGCTGTTCTACATCGTGTTCGAGGCCATGCTGATCCCGATGTACTTCCTCATCGGCGGTTTCGGCAGCGGTGGCATGCAGGCCGCCGCCGCGGTGAAGTTCTTGTTGTACAACCTGTTCGGTGGGCTGCTGATGCTCGCGGCGGTGATCGGGCTGTACGTGGTGACCGCGCGCTCGGGGATCGGCGCCGACGGTCGCGGCACCTTCAGTCTCCCGGCGATCTCCGACGCGGTGGCCGGCGGACGCCTCGACGCGAGCGCCGGGGTACTGGCATTGCTGTTCGGCGGTTTCATGATCGCCTTCGCGATCAAGGCCCCGCTGTGGCCGTTCCACTCGTGGCTGCCCGATTCGGCGGTGGCGGCCACCCCGGCGTCGGCGGTGCTGATGATGGCCGTCGTCGACAAGGTCGGCACCTTCGCGATGCTGCGATTTTGTCTGCAGCTGTTCCCCGAGGCGTCGAAAACCTTTGCCCCACTGATCATCGCGTTGTCGGTGATCGGTATCGTCTACGGCGCGATCCTGGCCATCGCACAAACCGACATGATGCGGTTGATCGCCTACACCTCGATCTCGCATTTCGGGTTCATCATCCTCGGGGTGTTCGCGATGACCAGCGAGTCGCAGAGCGGTGCCACCCTGTACATGGTCAATCACGGGATCTCCACGGCGGCACTGTTCTTGATCGCCGGGTTCCTCGTCTCGCGGCGTGGTAGCCGCCTGATCGCCGACTACGGTGGCGTCGCGAAGGTCGCGCCGGTCCTCGCCGGCACCTTCCTCGTCGCCGGGCTGGCCACGCTGTCGCTACCCGGCCTGTCGCCGTTCATCAGCGAATTCCTGGTTTTCATCGGCACTTTCACCCGGTACCCGGTCGCCGCGATCGCGGCGTCGAGCGCGCTGGTCCTGTCCGCCATCTACATTCTCTGGCTCTATCAGCGCGTGATGGGTGGCCCACCGACACCGGTGGAGGGTCCCGGCGCCGCCCGCCGGACGATGCCTGATCTACACGGCCGCGAACGTCTCGTCGTGGCGCCACTGCTCGCCCTGCTACTCGTCTTCGGGTTCTTTCCGCAGCCGCTGCTGAATCTGATCACTCCCACGGTCTCGCACACGCTGACCACCGTGGGACGCGACGACCCGGCACCGGCCGTGGTGGTCCCGAGCACCGGAGGTGGCAAGTGA
- a CDS encoding CsbD family protein, producing MALSDDAKNKAEELKGRGKEAAGSLTDDQDLKNEGKGDQAVAQGKQKIADAADAVKGKVDDIKDKLSGN from the coding sequence ATGGCACTATCCGATGACGCCAAGAACAAGGCCGAAGAGCTCAAGGGACGCGGGAAGGAAGCCGCAGGCAGCCTGACCGATGACCAGGACCTCAAGAACGAGGGCAAGGGCGACCAGGCCGTCGCCCAGGGCAAGCAGAAGATCGCCGACGCGGCCGACGCCGTCAAGGGCAAGGTCGACGACATCAAGGACAAGCTCAGCGGCAACTGA
- a CDS encoding nucleoside deaminase encodes MRVWESMMNAALDAATLSGDDDVPIGAVVFDPAGVELARAANRREADSDPTAHAEILALRAAAAAFGDGWRLPGCTIAVTVEPCTMCAGAIGLARLDTLIFGAWEPKTGAVSSLWDVVRDPRLTHRPQVRGGILEQRCRTLMVDFFTTRRGL; translated from the coding sequence ATGCGGGTGTGGGAGTCGATGATGAACGCCGCCCTCGACGCGGCGACCCTCTCCGGTGACGACGACGTGCCGATCGGCGCCGTCGTCTTCGACCCCGCGGGTGTGGAGCTCGCCCGCGCAGCCAACCGGCGAGAGGCCGACTCGGACCCGACCGCGCACGCCGAGATCCTGGCGTTGCGTGCGGCGGCCGCGGCCTTCGGAGACGGATGGCGACTGCCCGGATGCACCATCGCCGTCACCGTCGAACCGTGCACGATGTGCGCCGGAGCCATCGGCCTCGCCCGCCTCGACACCCTGATCTTCGGGGCGTGGGAGCCGAAAACCGGTGCGGTGAGCTCACTCTGGGACGTGGTTCGTGATCCGCGGCTGACCCATCGACCACAGGTACGCGGCGGCATCCTCGAACAACGGTGCCGAACGCTGATGGTCGACTTCTTCACCACCCGCCGTGGCCTGTGA
- the nuoK gene encoding NADH-quinone oxidoreductase subunit NuoK — protein MNPENYLYLSALLFAIGAAGVLLRRNAIVVFMCVELMLNAANLSFVTFARMQSSVDGQVIAFFTMVVAAAEVVVGLAIIMMIFRSRRSASVDDAALLRR, from the coding sequence GTGAATCCCGAGAACTACCTGTATCTCTCGGCCCTGCTGTTCGCCATCGGTGCGGCGGGGGTGTTGTTGCGGCGCAACGCGATCGTCGTGTTCATGTGTGTCGAGCTGATGCTCAACGCGGCGAACCTGTCGTTCGTGACCTTCGCGCGCATGCAGAGCAGCGTCGACGGGCAGGTGATCGCGTTCTTCACGATGGTGGTCGCGGCCGCCGAGGTGGTCGTCGGACTCGCGATCATCATGATGATCTTCCGATCCCGGCGCAGCGCCTCGGTCGATGACGCCGCCCTGCTGCGGAGATAG
- a CDS encoding tRNA adenosine deaminase-associated protein — MAGAGAGVSGSNSNDVVDGVEGFAVAVVREDAAWKVTALKPDALTDLDAAERQLRDLRSAGAVFGLLDVDEEFFIVIRPAPGGARMLISDATAGIDYDVAADVLDALNIDVPDIDPDELDDVDPWEEGDLGILSDLGLPDAVMGVIVGDTDLYADEQIGMIAARLGFADELSRVLDSLGH; from the coding sequence ATGGCAGGTGCCGGCGCGGGAGTATCGGGTTCCAACAGCAACGACGTCGTCGACGGCGTGGAAGGTTTCGCTGTCGCGGTGGTGCGCGAGGATGCCGCCTGGAAGGTCACCGCCCTCAAACCGGACGCCCTCACCGACCTCGATGCCGCCGAACGGCAACTGCGTGATCTGCGGTCGGCGGGCGCGGTGTTCGGTCTGCTCGACGTCGACGAGGAGTTCTTCATCGTCATCCGGCCGGCACCCGGAGGTGCGCGGATGCTCATCTCCGACGCCACCGCCGGCATCGACTACGACGTGGCCGCCGATGTGCTCGACGCCCTGAACATCGACGTCCCCGACATCGACCCCGACGAACTCGACGACGTCGACCCGTGGGAAGAGGGTGACCTCGGCATCCTGTCCGATCTGGGCCTGCCCGACGCCGTCATGGGCGTCATCGTCGGCGACACCGACCTCTACGCCGACGAGCAGATCGGGATGATCGCCGCGCGGCTCGGCTTCGCCGACGAACTGTCCCGCGTGCTCGACTCACTGGGGCATTGA
- a CDS encoding prephenate dehydrogenase gives MVTDIRSTPVCILGLGLIGGSMMRALDASGASTFGYNRSSTTVEQARADGHDASTDLVATLRRAADTDAAIVLATPVTTIEPIVSAIAENAAGCLITDVISVKTPVAEIFRRLFPDARYVGGHPMAGSSHSGWEATDPDLFTDAMWMVTTEDTTDADDWRLVAGLARALGAAVVPAANDAHDRAVAAISHVPHLTAAATAAVGAAESELAIRLAAGSFRDGTRVAGTAPQLQRAMIEANGIAVLNALSEVIDRLTAARDELRDHGTTQVLIDDGYRARHAYEAMANAPRVAITDVEPGAAGWQAEMRRQAHRGRVWLG, from the coding sequence ATGGTGACAGACATCCGCTCCACCCCGGTCTGCATTCTCGGTCTCGGCCTCATCGGCGGGTCGATGATGCGGGCACTCGATGCGTCGGGCGCCTCCACCTTCGGCTACAACCGCTCGTCGACGACCGTCGAGCAGGCCCGCGCCGACGGCCACGACGCATCCACCGATCTCGTGGCGACGCTGCGCCGCGCCGCCGACACCGACGCCGCCATCGTGCTCGCGACCCCGGTCACCACGATCGAACCGATCGTGTCGGCGATCGCCGAGAATGCGGCGGGCTGCCTCATCACCGACGTCATCAGCGTGAAAACCCCCGTCGCCGAGATCTTTCGGCGCCTGTTCCCCGACGCCCGGTATGTCGGCGGGCATCCGATGGCCGGCTCGAGTCACTCGGGCTGGGAGGCCACCGATCCCGACCTGTTCACCGACGCGATGTGGATGGTGACCACCGAGGACACCACCGACGCCGACGACTGGCGGCTCGTCGCCGGGCTGGCGCGCGCGCTGGGTGCCGCGGTGGTGCCCGCCGCCAACGACGCGCACGACCGCGCGGTGGCTGCGATCTCGCATGTGCCGCATCTGACGGCTGCTGCGACGGCGGCGGTCGGTGCTGCGGAGAGCGAGTTGGCGATCCGGCTGGCCGCGGGCAGTTTCCGCGACGGCACCCGTGTTGCCGGGACCGCTCCGCAGTTGCAGCGGGCGATGATCGAGGCGAATGGCATCGCGGTACTCAACGCGCTCAGCGAGGTGATCGACCGGCTGACCGCGGCGCGCGACGAACTCCGCGATCATGGCACCACGCAGGTGCTGATCGACGACGGCTACCGCGCCCGGCACGCCTACGAGGCGATGGCGAATGCGCCGCGGGTGGCGATCACCGACGTCGAGCCGGGCGCCGCGGGCTGGCAGGCGGAGATGCGCCGCCAGGCGCACCGCGGGAGAGTGTGGCTGGGCTGA
- a CDS encoding putative glycolipid-binding domain-containing protein, with protein MCVSSPQAAPQASASDATEFKTMITWRGVDTERLEQVRLNVQGARVKAYGRIIAAATADHDAFSASYELVTNDAGVTKRLSIHLVQAGGETQLGMARDEENTWLVQTGGETVRKDFGGAEDVDLALSPMFNALPIRRLHLTAADASDTVEVPVVYVYLPTAVVEPATLRYTPGPAGIGVSSPVATSTLTVDDNGFVIDYPGLASRV; from the coding sequence ATGTGTGTGAGTTCCCCGCAAGCAGCCCCGCAGGCGTCGGCGAGCGACGCCACCGAGTTCAAGACCATGATCACGTGGCGCGGTGTCGACACCGAGCGCCTCGAACAGGTCCGCCTCAACGTCCAAGGCGCTCGGGTCAAGGCGTACGGCCGCATCATCGCCGCGGCGACCGCCGACCACGACGCGTTCTCCGCGTCATACGAGCTGGTCACCAACGATGCCGGCGTCACCAAGCGGCTGTCGATCCACCTCGTACAGGCCGGCGGTGAGACGCAGCTCGGAATGGCTCGCGACGAGGAGAACACCTGGCTCGTGCAGACCGGGGGCGAGACCGTCCGCAAGGATTTCGGTGGCGCCGAGGACGTCGACCTCGCTCTGTCGCCGATGTTCAACGCCCTGCCCATCCGCCGCCTGCATCTCACCGCGGCCGACGCATCCGACACCGTCGAGGTCCCTGTCGTCTACGTCTATCTGCCGACGGCGGTCGTCGAACCGGCCACCCTGCGCTACACCCCCGGCCCCGCCGGGATCGGCGTGTCCTCGCCGGTCGCCACCTCGACACTGACCGTCGACGACAACGGCTTCGTCATCGACTACCCGGGACTGGCCAGCCGCGTCTGA